The Niallia alba genome includes a window with the following:
- a CDS encoding transposase, with the protein MTIIRQGSLFDLQELYNLEPTQRFEAIFSSIDIDPIFAVVTKKSRFGRPVKLNYAAMIYSLVARITERISFIKDLVKRLQNDMIFRLDCGFLVSDTIPSEAAYSRMVTILSESNVLEKVQGTLLHQAISEGFISDDTVAIDATHFLAKDGAPPKEEQPKSEPKKRGRKSKEEYEKWLIEKAELEANLPLFDKKIEDQLDIPLADLRAEIPQDPQWGVKKNSEGKNVFWYGFKAHLAVGTSSQYILQSLLSSANLNDGKAAIPLLKGIHERISLSSLLYETMDAGYDFEAVYTQIHRMGHRAVIAYNKRNEPEPIGFDKHFAPTCVREHSYRYDSFEVKYETLKYTRPNECKDCPLANDALCQKVYKVKITTDLRKFTAPARGSQTWKKIFKRRTAVERVNAYLKGYFQLNNVRYRTGKKAKVHFDLVTLVYNASKLAADRLNQMLNQQQVA; encoded by the coding sequence ATGACTATTATACGACAAGGAAGCCTATTTGACCTACAAGAATTATATAATTTAGAACCTACCCAACGTTTTGAAGCTATTTTTTCTTCTATTGATATAGACCCAATCTTCGCTGTGGTAACGAAGAAATCACGTTTTGGAAGACCCGTTAAGTTGAACTATGCAGCGATGATTTATTCACTCGTTGCTAGAATCACAGAGCGTATTTCATTTATTAAAGATTTAGTGAAAAGATTACAGAATGACATGATTTTTCGCCTTGATTGTGGCTTTTTAGTGTCAGATACTATTCCGTCAGAAGCAGCTTATTCCAGAATGGTCACAATCCTCAGTGAATCGAATGTACTTGAAAAAGTCCAAGGAACCTTGCTTCATCAAGCGATTTCAGAAGGTTTTATTTCCGATGACACAGTAGCCATTGACGCTACACACTTTCTCGCAAAAGATGGAGCACCACCAAAGGAAGAACAACCGAAAAGTGAACCGAAAAAGCGTGGGCGTAAATCAAAAGAAGAATATGAAAAATGGCTCATTGAAAAGGCGGAACTGGAAGCCAATCTGCCTCTTTTTGATAAAAAAATCGAAGATCAGTTAGACATTCCTTTAGCCGACCTTCGAGCTGAAATTCCTCAAGATCCACAGTGGGGTGTGAAAAAAAACAGTGAAGGAAAAAACGTTTTTTGGTATGGATTTAAAGCTCATTTGGCTGTTGGAACATCCAGTCAATATATTCTTCAATCCCTTCTTTCTTCGGCCAACTTGAATGACGGAAAGGCTGCGATTCCTTTATTAAAAGGAATTCATGAACGAATATCGCTTTCTTCTTTACTCTATGAAACAATGGACGCTGGTTACGATTTTGAAGCCGTTTATACGCAAATACATCGAATGGGTCATCGAGCTGTGATTGCTTATAATAAACGCAATGAACCAGAACCAATTGGTTTTGATAAGCATTTCGCTCCTACTTGTGTCCGTGAACATTCCTATCGCTATGATAGCTTTGAAGTAAAATATGAAACACTAAAATACACACGTCCAAACGAATGTAAAGACTGTCCACTAGCCAATGATGCTCTATGTCAAAAGGTGTATAAAGTAAAAATCACTACAGATTTAAGAAAATTTACAGCGCCAGCACGTGGATCTCAAACATGGAAAAAAATCTTCAAAAGACGCACGGCGGTAGAACGTGTGAATGCTTATCTTAAGGGATATTTCCAATTAAACAATGTTCGTTATCGTACAGGAAAAAAGGCTAAAGTCCATTTTGACCTCGTTACGTTAGTTTATAATGCTTCAAAATTAGCTGCAGACCGTCTTAATCAAATGTTAAATCAACAACAAGTTGCTTAA